The Saprospiraceae bacterium genome includes a window with the following:
- a CDS encoding LytTR family transcriptional regulator DNA-binding domain-containing protein — translation MLNSDYTQSSSPMEVSFKNIYINPIKNSQPLIHSNFDKIPLESIAIEQRIPIKNKGVLFFISTLDIILIAAESNYSNIFLCDGSKIMTSKTLKHWFDKIGGDHMVRVHRSYLVNKNHARSLHLNQKLLILTNGMVVTLSRRNCKDKVESLIKA, via the coding sequence ATGTTAAATTCAGATTACACTCAAAGCTCATCTCCAATGGAGGTATCTTTTAAAAATATATATATAAATCCCATAAAAAATAGTCAGCCTTTGATTCATTCAAATTTTGATAAAATCCCATTAGAGTCGATCGCAATTGAGCAAAGAATCCCCATAAAAAATAAAGGAGTGTTGTTTTTTATATCTACTTTAGATATCATTTTGATCGCTGCTGAAAGTAACTACTCTAATATATTTCTTTGTGATGGTAGCAAAATTATGACTTCAAAGACCCTTAAGCATTGGTTTGACAAGATAGGAGGGGATCATATGGTAAGAGTCCACAGAAGTTATCTTGTCAATAAAAACCATGCAAGATCACTACATTTAAATCAGAAATTGCTGATTCTAACTAATGGTATGGTAGTCACATTAAGCCGACGCAATTGCAAAGACAAGGTAGAATCTTTGATCAAAGCATAG
- a CDS encoding T9SS type A sorting domain-containing protein: MYKYNTRLAVFAIFLMCSLKSMGQNIETDCNPLANLPITNGDVNLYYGSSNAVSFRNRTSVLVGQPAVDISQTADFNSGLGYYMRFLLSPAAPIVNSSGGDFPDRVLISWDVDPLSSFSEKGFTILRDGAFLAEVGPSIRQFIDFNVQAGELYNYSVFGSNQFGDGVRANAVGFVNPNGTVSGTVNTLSGNPVPGAVIRLLPLAGTSLAFDGINDHVCVSYSPVLPTNMWTLSTYVKIGSNAANKAIVDYGSHLNKNFWLHTSTGGGGKGITAGVGTGISSVTLTHTFVENPDGWHQVSMVYNGSSLLLYVDGKFVNSAQAIISNVNTRFTIGSTIDGAGYFNGNIDDIRIYNKPLTATEIFQTKELSPSRSTDGLVAYFKFDEGQGKKVFDISSSKLQGFLLGPTFSTDKAPVINAGITDVKGFYSIDGVNYSKSEQFTAIPSKSFYQYSALEFNAAYESRVDLTDFDISDSFTIEIVVHPLDLQSRQSLLTYGTDFDYYIHNNNTYLDINGQTILLEAASASYKHVAFRVLDGTLDYFENGSLIGQHSLSSSSMDFSGNTWRLGSSQPPYQYYYTGLIDEFAYYDDALSIQDIQLHASPVDAGGTDIGHAKLKTWFSLDEGEDLIVEDFGSNATGLGNIINATFSTITYRQKELVHLFRPSERKIVINTSNTAISGVDFTDESTIPVSGVVRFENTFCYQDSVEILVNGQSYFPAIFTDASGRFVADFEPGQSIILRPKYGTEDDNHKFSPPFYEARKLNRPIASVLFANQTKRIIQGQLSGGDGKLSVISVNAMGNINQIVRMKVASTNLCYEKEITLDETDGKFVFTELPALPMTTVLTLHTDNTIFNYFDDGPGSGGKNSDMRLKKRDTLDFRYYAPPQVWMEPFDETVCPGGGITPYPTIDESTPSNGHRLYKKTMRMYEDYPGGRDWLKNFRLEMTNNLNDESIEEIVVKDTSAYKYEFYVGQANIAGDFSKFMQAKGISPRGQQHVVVQRAIVLGERARESSFVTKSPEVPILILRDPPGDGSSATWEKGQTHCASWSSMAFLNSNSQVEKSLKKGTKLTLVKGVGVAKVTDIEGSATYGYTGSFKTNTESEYSGEWCNTLTRTLTTSGADAVMGDDADLYYGAAINFRFSANDVLYLDLNTCQVKSDSTTVRVDPAGFATEFIYSQWQINGSVIPNLELTGDTATADSWREAINRNNRLKKDAKFGKNLTFDGLASYQESSQTTSTNSVTINTTLEWSVEKSVELGLELDGKGFGQKISFELGGGVKIGGGYKNEKNVTVTYNLADDDPNDSYTIDVKDDPVYGTPVFVLRAGESMCPWVPGTLNREEIGLQIDRLTAVDVPENDAAIFKIKMSNLGQTGRDPLVYVIGQEQGTNPDGAIFLVDGEVLINPIPVQLQPKETKEFLLAIYKGPDANIYEYNNLGIFVASACQRAHSFNLGYNLGAYANWEINNPGVPRPIKSDNVMEGIYNIVDLDKFYKNVKLNVEFQEPCSPINIGFPFQDWVQTPALGDNLTISLNSFINDDPDLELIRVQYRRTGGDGAWVNITEILKSELTNPVSKNITWDMSELADGPYEIRAITQCFSGLNAGISEVIKGRKETKPPKIFGKPQPADGLLSPGDEISITFSKRINCDMIFPADGIGTNINLNNMALQDMTLGGILIDADFVCKDDKIVIIPRISQRFIENHTLRVTATGIKDLYSNPIPAPIVWEFYVNQSNLYWHGGDIDEVVLEGNELMVRREIRNQSGERTSFLIENYPDWMQIFPTAGTLDPGQILPVNFVFPADLVNGAYSTTVQMSTIDGDEPMKVDLRVACPQPEWAINSAEYSYSMNITAQLNIEGILSTDRLDRIGAFINGELRGIGRVEYSKELNKHMVFLTIYSNLAVGETVIFKIWDASACQLYGVALESFPFVADGIIGNLQEPQIIHTIGIVEKKIQIIPGWNWLSYNIELSNSAINPALSSLSSPQGGLFKSQVQFSTFSSAINSWLGSLNQLSYTNMYQYNSMSRDSLLLLGAPVEQSTPLPMIAGWNWISYLPQFGLPISTALSSLSPLNGDIIKSQENFAQYLAGVGWIGNLKFLNTPNGYLLRLSNSDLLIYPSVADLNNVIDSEGNNKNRESAGYVENTRTDLGAKLQSQVEESHWSVMPQDFEFNMNAIAVVVKDDLINMLKDGDEVGAFVGNEIRGVGKAMYIEELDKYMLFMTLYANKEGEQVTFKYFSKQENKEYPIDEFKGFQINSIWGMVENPVVLHLSGTSSTEDNQHDSHFRLYPNPTANYLNVEFASMGNEDVVIKIVDMLGKEVKHIPFKAVPGINLLEWSNLNEVKAGVYWIKLLSSQGEIVRKFTIIK; the protein is encoded by the coding sequence ATGTATAAATATAATACTAGATTGGCAGTTTTTGCAATTTTCTTAATGTGTTCCTTAAAATCCATGGGCCAAAACATTGAGACAGACTGCAACCCGTTGGCTAATCTACCTATAACCAATGGAGATGTAAATTTATATTACGGTAGTTCGAATGCTGTTTCATTTAGAAATAGGACATCAGTTTTAGTCGGTCAGCCTGCGGTAGATATTTCACAGACTGCGGATTTTAATAGCGGCTTAGGATACTACATGCGTTTCCTTTTGTCTCCCGCAGCACCTATAGTAAATAGTAGTGGTGGGGATTTTCCAGACCGTGTTCTGATTTCTTGGGATGTGGACCCATTGAGTTCATTTTCTGAGAAAGGATTTACCATATTAAGAGATGGTGCTTTTTTGGCTGAGGTAGGGCCATCTATAAGGCAGTTTATTGACTTTAATGTTCAAGCCGGAGAGTTGTATAATTATAGTGTTTTTGGATCCAATCAGTTTGGTGATGGAGTGAGAGCCAATGCTGTAGGCTTTGTAAATCCAAATGGTACAGTATCGGGAACTGTCAATACTTTAAGCGGCAACCCTGTACCGGGTGCAGTCATCAGATTGTTGCCTTTGGCAGGTACATCGCTTGCTTTTGATGGTATCAATGATCATGTTTGCGTTTCATATAGTCCGGTTCTTCCTACAAATATGTGGACACTTTCTACCTATGTAAAGATAGGTAGCAATGCAGCCAATAAAGCCATCGTCGATTATGGTAGTCACCTAAACAAAAATTTCTGGTTACATACTTCTACTGGAGGTGGTGGAAAAGGGATCACAGCGGGTGTAGGTACAGGCATCAGCAGTGTCACTCTTACGCATACTTTTGTCGAAAATCCGGATGGATGGCATCAGGTATCAATGGTGTACAATGGATCATCCCTTTTACTCTATGTCGATGGCAAATTCGTAAATAGTGCCCAAGCTATAATTAGCAATGTCAATACCAGATTTACGATCGGAAGTACGATCGACGGAGCAGGTTATTTTAATGGTAACATAGACGACATCCGCATTTATAACAAACCACTCACAGCCACTGAAATTTTCCAAACCAAGGAACTTTCTCCTTCCAGATCAACAGATGGATTAGTGGCTTATTTTAAATTTGATGAGGGTCAAGGCAAAAAGGTATTTGATATTTCTAGCAGTAAATTACAAGGCTTTTTATTGGGACCTACTTTCTCTACTGACAAGGCGCCGGTCATCAATGCTGGTATTACTGATGTAAAAGGTTTCTACTCTATAGACGGAGTCAATTATTCAAAATCTGAACAGTTTACAGCAATCCCTTCTAAATCATTTTATCAATATAGTGCTTTGGAATTTAACGCAGCGTACGAATCCAGAGTCGACCTTACAGATTTTGATATCAGTGATAGCTTTACTATTGAAATAGTAGTGCACCCGCTTGATCTTCAAAGTCGCCAATCTTTACTGACTTATGGAACTGATTTTGATTATTACATACATAATAATAATACTTATTTAGATATCAATGGTCAGACCATACTGCTGGAAGCGGCATCAGCATCTTACAAGCACGTAGCTTTCAGGGTGCTTGATGGTACTTTGGATTATTTTGAAAATGGTAGTCTGATAGGACAACACTCTCTGTCGTCTAGTTCGATGGACTTCAGTGGTAACACTTGGAGATTGGGATCATCGCAACCACCTTATCAGTATTATTACACAGGATTGATCGATGAGTTTGCTTACTATGATGATGCACTCAGCATACAAGATATTCAGCTCCACGCATCGCCTGTAGACGCTGGTGGTACTGATATAGGACATGCCAAACTGAAGACCTGGTTTTCATTGGACGAAGGAGAAGATCTGATTGTAGAAGATTTCGGAAGTAACGCCACAGGACTGGGCAATATCATCAACGCTACCTTTTCTACGATTACTTACCGACAAAAAGAATTGGTACACTTATTTAGACCTTCAGAAAGAAAAATTGTTATCAATACCAGCAATACGGCTATCTCCGGAGTTGACTTTACTGACGAATCTACCATACCTGTATCGGGGGTTGTCAGGTTTGAAAATACTTTCTGCTACCAAGATAGTGTAGAGATTTTGGTCAATGGACAATCCTATTTCCCTGCAATATTTACTGACGCATCTGGGAGATTTGTGGCAGATTTTGAACCAGGGCAATCCATAATTCTGAGACCTAAGTATGGGACAGAAGATGATAATCATAAATTTAGTCCACCATTTTATGAGGCTAGAAAACTGAATCGTCCGATTGCTTCTGTGTTATTTGCCAATCAAACGAAAAGGATCATTCAAGGCCAATTATCAGGAGGTGATGGAAAACTTTCCGTCATTAGCGTAAACGCTATGGGTAATATTAATCAAATAGTGAGAATGAAAGTAGCATCCACCAATCTATGCTATGAAAAAGAAATCACTCTTGATGAAACTGATGGTAAGTTTGTCTTTACAGAACTACCTGCTCTTCCGATGACGACAGTTTTAACGCTTCACACGGACAATACTATTTTTAATTATTTTGATGATGGCCCTGGGTCAGGGGGAAAGAATAGCGATATGAGACTCAAAAAAAGAGATACCCTAGACTTTAGATATTATGCACCACCACAGGTATGGATGGAACCATTTGATGAGACTGTATGTCCAGGAGGAGGTATTACACCTTACCCTACAATCGATGAATCTACGCCATCAAACGGGCATAGATTGTATAAAAAGACAATGAGGATGTACGAAGATTATCCTGGAGGACGCGATTGGTTAAAAAATTTCAGATTAGAAATGACCAATAACCTTAATGATGAAAGCATAGAAGAAATTGTAGTTAAAGACACTTCTGCTTATAAATATGAATTTTATGTTGGCCAGGCCAATATTGCAGGAGATTTCTCTAAATTTATGCAGGCGAAGGGGATTTCACCAAGAGGGCAACAACATGTAGTGGTACAAAGAGCTATTGTATTGGGTGAAAGAGCTAGAGAATCTTCATTCGTTACCAAATCTCCTGAAGTCCCCATTTTAATACTCAGGGATCCTCCGGGTGATGGCTCATCTGCAACATGGGAAAAAGGTCAGACTCATTGTGCATCTTGGTCTAGTATGGCATTCCTAAATTCAAACAGTCAAGTTGAAAAATCATTGAAAAAAGGAACAAAGTTAACATTGGTGAAGGGAGTAGGAGTAGCTAAAGTAACTGACATTGAAGGGTCTGCCACTTATGGCTATACAGGTTCGTTTAAAACAAACACTGAATCCGAATATTCTGGAGAATGGTGTAATACTTTAACCAGAACACTTACAACTAGTGGTGCTGACGCAGTAATGGGAGATGATGCTGATTTATATTATGGAGCAGCTATCAATTTTAGATTTAGTGCAAATGATGTTTTGTATTTGGATCTTAATACTTGTCAAGTGAAAAGCGACAGTACAACGGTAAGAGTTGACCCTGCAGGTTTTGCTACCGAATTCATTTACAGTCAGTGGCAAATAAATGGATCCGTGATTCCAAATCTCGAATTGACAGGTGATACAGCTACCGCAGATTCATGGAGAGAGGCTATTAATAGAAATAATCGATTAAAGAAAGATGCTAAGTTTGGCAAAAATTTAACATTTGATGGTTTAGCTAGTTATCAGGAATCATCACAAACTACATCTACAAATTCTGTAACGATAAATACAACCCTAGAATGGAGTGTTGAAAAAAGTGTTGAATTAGGACTTGAACTTGATGGGAAAGGCTTTGGCCAAAAAATTAGTTTTGAACTTGGCGGCGGGGTAAAAATTGGTGGCGGATACAAAAATGAAAAAAATGTTACCGTAACTTACAACCTTGCAGACGATGACCCCAATGACAGTTACACCATCGATGTAAAAGACGATCCTGTTTATGGAACCCCAGTCTTTGTATTAAGAGCCGGCGAGTCTATGTGCCCATGGGTGCCAGGTACACTCAATAGAGAAGAGATAGGATTACAGATCGATAGGTTGACCGCAGTAGATGTACCTGAAAATGATGCTGCTATTTTTAAAATAAAAATGAGTAATCTTGGACAAACGGGCAGAGACCCTCTGGTTTACGTTATAGGGCAAGAACAAGGAACCAATCCAGACGGTGCTATTTTCTTAGTTGATGGTGAAGTATTGATTAATCCAATACCTGTTCAGTTACAGCCAAAAGAAACCAAAGAATTTCTCCTAGCTATTTACAAAGGACCAGATGCTAATATTTACGAATATAATAATTTGGGCATATTTGTAGCATCTGCTTGCCAAAGAGCTCATTCCTTTAATTTGGGATACAATTTGGGTGCTTATGCTAATTGGGAAATCAACAACCCTGGAGTACCGAGACCAATCAAATCTGACAATGTCATGGAAGGTATTTATAATATTGTTGATCTGGATAAATTTTACAAAAATGTTAAACTCAATGTGGAGTTTCAAGAACCATGTTCGCCGATCAATATTGGATTTCCATTTCAGGATTGGGTACAGACGCCAGCCCTTGGAGATAATCTAACAATAAGCCTAAATAGTTTCATCAATGATGATCCGGATTTAGAGCTTATCAGAGTACAATATCGACGAACCGGTGGTGACGGGGCTTGGGTCAATATTACAGAAATACTTAAATCAGAGTTGACCAATCCAGTATCCAAAAATATCACTTGGGATATGTCAGAACTCGCTGATGGACCCTATGAAATCAGGGCTATTACACAATGCTTTTCTGGATTAAATGCTGGTATCTCTGAAGTTATCAAAGGTCGCAAAGAAACCAAACCACCAAAAATATTTGGTAAGCCACAGCCAGCTGATGGTTTGTTATCACCTGGAGATGAGATATCTATTACTTTCTCTAAACGTATCAATTGTGATATGATCTTCCCTGCAGACGGTATCGGTACCAATATTAACCTCAACAATATGGCGCTCCAGGATATGACTTTGGGTGGTATCCTCATAGATGCAGACTTTGTATGTAAAGATGATAAAATCGTCATCATACCGCGTATATCTCAGCGATTTATAGAAAACCATACCCTGCGGGTCACCGCTACAGGTATCAAAGATCTCTATAGCAATCCAATACCAGCACCTATTGTATGGGAGTTTTATGTCAATCAGTCCAACCTTTACTGGCATGGTGGTGACATCGACGAAGTAGTGCTCGAAGGCAATGAACTCATGGTACGAAGAGAGATCCGCAACCAAAGTGGAGAGCGTACCAGTTTCCTGATAGAGAATTATCCTGATTGGATGCAGATTTTTCCTACAGCCGGTACACTAGATCCAGGTCAGATATTGCCTGTCAATTTTGTATTTCCTGCGGATTTGGTCAATGGTGCATACAGCACTACCGTACAAATGAGCACAATAGATGGGGATGAACCAATGAAAGTAGATCTGAGAGTGGCATGTCCTCAACCAGAGTGGGCCATAAATTCTGCAGAATACAGTTATTCCATGAATATCACAGCCCAACTCAATATAGAAGGTATCCTTTCTACAGATAGACTCGACAGAATCGGGGCATTTATAAATGGCGAGCTTCGAGGTATTGGCAGAGTAGAATATTCGAAAGAACTCAACAAGCATATGGTATTTCTGACTATATATAGTAACCTTGCCGTGGGAGAGACGGTTATTTTTAAAATCTGGGATGCATCGGCATGTCAATTGTATGGTGTTGCCTTAGAATCATTTCCTTTTGTAGCTGATGGTATAATAGGTAATTTGCAAGAGCCGCAGATCATTCATACCATTGGTATTGTGGAGAAGAAAATCCAGATAATTCCTGGTTGGAATTGGTTGTCATATAATATCGAACTTAGCAATTCTGCTATCAATCCCGCATTATCATCGTTGAGTAGTCCTCAGGGGGGATTATTCAAGAGTCAGGTTCAGTTTAGTACGTTCTCTTCTGCAATCAATAGTTGGTTAGGTAGCTTAAACCAATTATCTTATACAAATATGTATCAGTACAATTCTATGTCTCGTGATTCATTATTACTGTTGGGAGCACCTGTTGAGCAATCTACCCCGTTACCAATGATCGCAGGATGGAACTGGATAAGTTACTTACCACAATTTGGATTACCTATTTCTACTGCATTGTCATCTTTGAGTCCATTAAATGGTGATATTATCAAGAGTCAGGAGAATTTCGCTCAGTACTTAGCAGGAGTGGGTTGGATAGGAAATCTTAAATTTTTAAATACGCCTAATGGTTATTTATTGAGGTTGTCTAATTCAGATTTGTTGATATATCCTTCAGTGGCAGATTTGAACAATGTCATAGATTCCGAGGGCAACAATAAAAATAGAGAATCAGCTGGTTATGTTGAAAACACCAGAACAGACTTAGGTGCAAAATTACAATCACAAGTCGAAGAATCACATTGGTCAGTAATGCCACAGGATTTTGAGTTCAATATGAATGCCATCGCCGTCGTGGTGAAAGATGATTTAATCAACATGCTCAAAGATGGAGACGAAGTGGGTGCTTTCGTAGGCAATGAAATAAGAGGCGTTGGGAAAGCTATGTATATAGAAGAATTAGATAAGTATATGCTCTTCATGACGCTATATGCAAATAAAGAAGGGGAACAAGTCACGTTTAAGTATTTTAGCAAACAGGAGAATAAAGAATATCCTATAGATGAGTTTAAAGGTTTCCAGATCAACAGTATATGGGGAATGGTAGAAAATCCTGTGGTTCTGCATCTTTCAGGAACTTCATCTACAGAAGATAATCAGCATGATTCTCACTTTAGATTATATCCCAACCCAACGGCCAATTATTTGAATGTTGAGTTTGCATCAATGGGCAATGAAGATGTTGTAATAAAGATTGTAGATATGCTTGGAAAGGAAGTTAAACATATACCATTTAAAGCTGTACCAGGAATCAATTTGCTGGAATGGAGTAATTTAAATGAAGTGAAAGCGGGTGTTTACTGGATAAAGTTACTGAGCAGCCAGGGAGAAATTGTACGAAAATTTACGATTATCAAATAA
- a CDS encoding response regulator transcription factor, whose product MICVALYDDHTFVTDAMKQYLSVYADIDIVGVGNTIDDVLSIIDSTNPDLLIADIFSDENRGTTLFVEAFKKNPNLKIIIFSSITSSFLIDSLYQMGITAIVNKNEGLEHLYTEIIKVTKNINSTKKRIQSLPSLTPREKEIVRLLCEGYASKEIAAALGNSFNTIDNQKKALLKKFNCSNSTELVVKLGQMGLISVL is encoded by the coding sequence TTGATTTGTGTAGCACTCTACGACGATCATACTTTTGTTACAGACGCTATGAAGCAATACTTGTCTGTTTACGCTGATATTGATATTGTAGGAGTTGGGAATACTATAGATGATGTACTTTCTATCATAGATAGCACAAATCCTGATCTCTTGATAGCAGATATATTTTCTGACGAAAACAGGGGAACTACACTGTTTGTAGAAGCTTTTAAGAAAAACCCAAATCTAAAAATAATTATATTCTCTAGTATTACTAGCTCCTTCCTTATAGATAGTCTTTATCAAATGGGTATTACTGCCATTGTAAATAAAAATGAAGGCTTAGAACATTTGTACACAGAAATAATTAAAGTCACAAAAAACATCAATTCGACGAAAAAAAGGATACAATCACTTCCATCTTTGACCCCTCGCGAAAAAGAAATAGTCCGCCTTTTATGTGAAGGATATGCATCAAAAGAAATTGCTGCAGCATTGGGCAATTCCTTTAATACTATTGATAATCAAAAAAAGGCACTATTAAAAAAATTTAACTGTAGCAACAGTACAGAATTGGTAGTCAAATTAGGACAGATGGGTTTAATTTCCGTTTTGTAA